Within the Plesiomonas shigelloides genome, the region TGCGCGAGCGTATCCGTTCATTGGAAGTGATTTTAGACTCTCAACACCCGAACTGGAGGGAGCCATCATGACCGGTAACGGCAACCTGTATCGTTATCCGCGCGAAGGCAAAGTGGCAGGGGTGTGTGCTGGTTTGGCGCACTACTTTGGCATCGAAGTGTGGCTGGTGCGGATCATGGTGATCACCGTGTTTTTGTTCGGTGGTGCGGGGATCGTGATTTTGGCTTATCTGGCCGCATGGCTGTTTATGGATAAATATACCGGCGAAGGCGAGGCAGTTTACGAAGAGCCGGCGCTCAAGTCTAAAACGTGGCAGGCGGGGGAGTCGGCTCATCGCCGGATCCAGACATTGGATCAGGAATTTTCCGAACTGGAAACCCAATTGCGCCGCTTAGAAGGGTATGTGACATCAGAAACCTTTAAGGTACGAAACAAATTTCGTCAGCTATAAGGCGTATAATCAGACAACTGTTCTGATCTGTTGTGAGTATGCATGAAAAATCTGATAAAAAATGAACTCTCGACCTTTGTTAACCGCGGTTTAGACCGGCATCTGCGCATTGCGGTGACCGGTCTGAGCCGCAGCGGAAAAACGGCCTTTATTACCTCGTTGGTCAATCAACTGCTGCATGTGAATGCCGGTGCGCGCTTACCGTTATTTTCTGCGGTGCGCGAAGAGCGAATACAAGGCATCAAGCGTATTCCGCAGCGCGATTTATCCATCCCGCGTTTTGCCTATGATGAAGGCATGCTCAGTTTGCATTCTGACCCTCCGGCATGGCCGGTAGCCACTCGTGGCGTCAGCCAAATTCGCTTGAATATCCGTTATCGTCCTCAGCATTCACTATTGCGGCACTTAAGTGAGCTGGCCACCTTGAATCTGGAGATCGTTGATTATCCGGGGGAATGGTTGCTGGATTTACCTCTGCTGGAGCAAAGCTATCGCCAGTGGTCACAGCAGATGATGGATATGCTGCAAGGTGAGCGGGCGGAATGGGCGCGGCCTTGGCTGACCCTTGCGGCTAAATGCGATCCGCATGCACCCGCTGATGAAAATTTATTGGCTGATATTGCGCGTGAATACACCGCTTACTTGCAGCGCTGTAAAGATGAGGGCTTGCACTTTATCCAACCGGGGCGATTTGTGCTGCCGGGCGAATTAGCCGATGCGCCAGTACTGCAATTTTTCCCGTGGCCGGGTCAACAGGGGCCATTTGGGGCGTTAGATGAAACGGCATTTAGCAAGGCAGATAAAAACAGTAATTTAGGCTTGCTCAAGGCCCGTTTCGAGCACTATTGCCAACATGTGGTGAAAGGCTTTTATCGCGATCACTTTGCCCGTTTTGATCGCCAAATTGTGCTGGTGGATTGCTTGCAACCGCTGAATATCGGCCCGCAGGCGTTTAATGACATGCGGATGGCGCTGGCGCAGTTGATGCAAAGTTTCCATTACGGTAAACGCACACTGCTGCGCCGGTTGTTCTCGCCGTGCATCGATAAACTGATGTTCGCCGCCACCAAGTCAGATCATGTGACGCCCGATCAGCACGCCAATCAGGTCTCACTGCTGCAACAACTGGTGCAAGAAGCGTGGCAAAGCGCGGCGTTTGAGGGCATTGCGATGGACTGCATCAGTCTGGCCTCGGTACAGGCCACCGAAGTGGGCCAAGTGCAGCATCAAGGGCGCACAATGAGCGCACTGCGCGGTCATCGCCTCAGTGATGGCGCGCCGCTGCTGGTGTATCCGGGCGATGTTCCGGCGCGCCTGCCGTCAGCAGCCTTTTGGCAGCAGCAACACTTTGATTTTGAATCTTTCCGTCCGCGTGTCAGTGCGCCGGACGAGCCATTACCGCATATCCGTATGGATGCCGCGATGGAGTTTTTACTGGGAGATAAGCTGCGATGAATACCCGTGAATCGACGATCAAGCCGGACAGCGAGCGCATGGCAGCGAATGAGCGTCATACCGAAACGCTAAGTCCGAAGATCACTTTTGCCGAGCCGCAAGCGGTCAGCAGCGAAGAGATATTGCGTCCACAGCAGACCTTTAATCAGGATGCGGCATTTGTGCAAACTGACGTAGTGGAAACCGAAGCAGCGCTGGATCAGCAAGTCACACAAGCCTTACAGCCTCGGCGCAGTCTGTGGCGTCGTTTGCTGGGCGTAGGCTTACTCGGCTTTGGCGTCGCGGCGGTGGGCCAGACGATTAATAGCGTCATTAATGCGTGGCAAGGGGGGGATTGGGTTCTGCTCACTGCCGCTGGCGCGGGTGGTTTGGTGTTAGCCGCGGGAATTGGCTCACTGGCCAGTGAATGGCGACGCTTGCTGACTTTACGCCGTCGCGAGCGTGAGCGTGAGGTCGCCACGGACCTGTTGCACAGCCAAGGGATCGGACAAGCACGGCCGTTTTGTGAGAAGTTAGCACATCAATCGTTGCTGGATGCGCAGCATCCGGTTTTGCAGCGTTGGCGCGCCGAGTTACAAGATACGCATAATGATCAGGAAGTGATCCGGCTGTACGCCAGCATGGTGCAACCGGTGCTGGATAAGCAGGCACGGGCTGAGATCAGTCGCTATGCTGCAGAATCGGCGGTGATGGTGGCCTGTAGCCCGTTGGCGCTGGTGGATATGGCATTTATCGCTTGGCGTAATTTGCGCTTAGTGAATCGAATCGCCAATCTGTATGGCATTGAGCTGGGGTATTTCAGTCGTGTCCGGCTGCTGAAGATGGTGCTGTTTAACATCGCATTTGCCGGCGTGACCGATGTGGTACGTGACGTGGGCGTCGATTTGCTGTCGCAAGACATCACCGCACGCTTATCGGCCCGTGCGGCGCAAGGGATTGGCGTTGGGCTCCTGACCGCGCGTTTGGGGATCAAGGCGATGGAGCTGTGCCGTCCGCTGCCGTGGATCAACGATGACAAACCGCGTTTGGGCATGATCCGTCAGGAATTATTGACGCAGGTTAAACAGCTGCTCAGTAAGCCGCAAAATCCGGCGCAGTAACTGATCACATCCGCAAGACATCTAACCCCCAGGTGAGCGCCGATTATATAACGGCGCTCACGCTTTTGACTGTTTTCTATACTCTTTCTGTAAGCACTATTTTCCCTGCCATACATTTTGCCGCTTTCCCGCTACACTCATTCCATATGTGCATGTTGGCTACGCGCATGGCATGCATGCCATTTCAACATGATGCGTGTTCGTAGCACGTGAAGCAAACCGGACCATGGAGGGCCTGTTATGTCCGAAATTTATGATTTCCCCCTGACGTTGTTAGACGGTACGCCTTTTGATACGCAATCTTTGCGTGGACAAGTGGTGTTGGTGGTGAATGTTGCCAGCCGTTGTGGTTTTACCCCGCAGTACGCTGAGTTGGAAAAACTGTATCGCGAGTTAGAAGCGCAGGGTTTTGTGATTTTGGCTTTCCCGTGCAACCAGTTTGGTGCACAAGAGCCCGGTTCGGCCGAGGAAATTGCCCGTTTTTGCTCACTGACCTATGGCGTGACATTCCCGGTGATGCAAAAAATCGAGGTCAATGGCACCCACGCCGATCCGCTGTACCGTTGGTTGAAAAAACAAAAGTCTGGCTTGCTGGGATCTGAGGCCATTAAATGGAACTTCACCAAGTTCCTGATTGATACTCGAGGTCAGGTGGTGGAACGTTACGCGCCACAGACCGCACCAGAAACTTTACGCGCCGACATCATCCGCTTACTGGCAGTCTGACAGACTGCCTCAGTTTTGCTAAACGTATCGATTGCATGCAGAAAATCCGGATAAAACAGCAGATTAAGGTGTAAATAGAGGGGAGATATTCTGTTTTTGCCGTGTCAAATTGTAAAAAGTATAGCAGGGCGGTTTTTAATAACTCATTGATTTAAAATGAGTTGAGTAAAGATGATAATTTTCTCAGTCACATAATTTCGCTGTCTCTGTCAAGAAATAATGACACGTGCCTTCATCTGTTGCACAGAGCGGGGTATCATCGTCCCACATCTGGATTAATCATCGCGAAGGTCGGTAATGTATGCGACTGGAAGTGTTTTGTGAAGATCGCGTCGGGTTGACGCGGGAACTGCTCGATCTGCTTGTCGGACGAGATATTGATTTACGGGGCATTGAGATTGATACCGGAGGCCGGATTTACCTGAGCTTTCCTGAGATTGATTTTGAAAGTTTCCGTAGTCTGATGACGGAGATCCGGCGTATTCCCGGCATTACGGATGTACGCAAAGTGCGTTTTATGCCGGTAGAGCGCGAGCATACTGAACTTAAGGCGCTGGTACAGGCGCTGCCAGATCCGGTCTTTTCTGTGGATTTGCGCGGCAAGATTGATTTGGTCAACCAAGCGGCTTTGGCGCTGTTTTCCATGAGCGAAGAGCAATTGCTGGAAGAAACTATCCAGAACCTGCTCAGTGGATTTAATTTCCACCGCTGGCTGGAAGATGAGCAGCACGCCGAAGCGGTGTCGCAGCGCATTGTGGTGCGTGGCCAAGACTACCTGATGGATTTGACCCCCGTTTACATCACCCATACTGCGGATGAAGGCAAGCCATTGCTGGCGGGTGCCGTGGTGATGTTGCGTTCTGCTGCCAAGTTGGGGCGTCAGCTGCAGATGCATAATGTGCATGACGACAGCGTATTTGGCCATATTCTGGCCGAAAGTCCGAAGATGAAGCAGGTGGTCGCGCAGGCAAAAAAATTGGCCATGCTGGATGCCCCATTGCTGATTGAAGGGGAAACCGGTACTGGTAAAGAGATGCTGGCGCGCGCGTGTCATTTACGTAGCCATCGCGGTGCATTGCCGTTTTTGGGACTAAACTGTGCCGCGCTGCCTGATAATGTGGCGGAAAGTGAGCTGTTTGGCCATGCGCCAGGGGCTTATCCAGGCGTTACCGAAAGCAAGAAAGGATTTTTTGAGCAAGCCAATGGCGGCACAGTGTTCTTGGATGAAATTGGCGAGATGTCCTCGCAGATGCAAACCAAGTTGCTGCGCTTCTTGAATGACGGCACCTTCCGCCGTGTCGGCGAAGATCATGAAGTGAAAGTGGATGTCCGCGTGATCTGCTCGACGCAAAAGAATCTGCTGGAGCTCGTACACAAAGGCATTTTCCGTGAAGACCTCTATTACCGTCTGAACGTATTAACCTTAACTGTGCCACCGCTGCGTGAACGGCAGCAGGATATTCCTGAGCTGGCGAACCTGTTCATTACTCGGATCGCCGATGAGATGGGCATTGAACGGCCAATGTTAGTGCCGGAGTTAATGCCATTTCTCTGCCATTATGGCTGGCCAGGTAACGTGCGCCAGCTGCGTAATGCGATTTATCGCGCCTTGAGTCAGTTAGAAGGCAATGTGCTGACGCCGCAGGATATCGAACTGCCGGAGTTTGAAACCGAAATTAGCTTGGGCGACGATCAGCTTGATGGCTCGTTGGATGAAATTACCAAGCGTTTCGAGCGTTCGGTATTAACTCGCTTGTATCGCAGCTACCCAAGTACCCGTAAGTTGGCTCGCCGTTTAGGTGTATCGCATACCGCGATTGCCAACAAACTGCGTGAGTACGGTTTGGGTAAGCAGCATAGCGAACAGTAATTTTCGCTGCGCTCGTTGACAGCGTGATAGCGTGATAGCGGGAAGTTCGAGGCTTCGCTGTTTCGTGGCGCAACTGTATACAGGCCAATCTCTTAGAGGAGACTGGCCTGTTTTTTTATGCGCTACTGCTTGGTATAAATCTGGCTGAGTGTACAAATCATGTTAACGCTTGTTTACACCCTGAAGCGCCCTGAACATCTTTTTTCGCGTATAACGGAGCGTAGTTTTTGCTAACACAGTTTTTGCTAATAGTAGGCCTGTTCTCTCCGGAAAGTGATCCGGCTTTCCCCGGTGCGCCTGTGTGATGTCGCCGTTGCGTCTATTCTCTTCCTGATTTATTTGAGTGGTTTTTCATGTTGTCGTTGGTCCGCATTCTTGTTCCGTTGTTGTTGGGCGTCTTTTTAAATACGGTGGCCCTGTCGGAGCAAAATACCCTGATCCCGCTGTGGCTGAGTAAAGCCGATATTTCAACGTGGCAAATAGGGATAGTGACATCGGCATACTACGCCGGCACCCTGATTGGGACGTTGCTGTGTGGCCGCACGGTGCTGCGTTTGGGCTATGCGCGTAGCTATCAGCTGTTTTGTGCGCTGTTTGTGGTGTGCGCCAGTGGCTTGTGGTTACCCGAACATGTGCTGACCTGGGGGATCACCCGTTTTCTGGTCGGGTTTGCCTGTGCGGGGATTTGGGTGTCGATTGAAAGCTGGTTGCTGACGCTCGGTGAGCCGGAAGAGCGGGGCGGTTTACTGGCCGTTTACATGGTGGTGTTCTATCTGGGTTCTGTCGGTGGGCAGCTGATGCTGAGCTGGACTGGCTCTCATTTCACTACTTCTATGTTCTGGATGAGTGGCTTGATGCTGCTGGCGATTATCCCGATGTTTGCGGTGCCCAATGAGAAAATGGGGCACAAAGCCGATGATGTGCGGCTGTTGCCGATTTTGAAATTACCGGCTGCGCGGATCGGGATTTTGGGCTGTCTGCTCTCCGGTATTGTGCTCGGTAGCTTGTATGGCTTGTTGCCGCTATTCCTTGAACATATTCGGATGGATGATGCGGAAGTCGGACGCTGGATGGCGCTGTTGATTTCGGCGGCGATTGTTGGTCAGTTGCCGGTGGGCAAGATGGCGGATAAATACGGTCGGCATCGAATTTTGCTGCTGCAAACGGGGCTGATCATCGCGTGTTCGGTGTGGTTGCTGTTTGGTCATGCGCGTTGGATATTGTCGATTGCGCTAGTGGGCGTGGGCTTTGCGGCTTTCACGCTGTACCCGATCGCCATGGCGCTGGCCAGTGAGAAAGTGGCCAAGCATGAGCTGGTGGCAATGAACCAGACGCTCCTCATCAGCTATACCGTCGGCAGCTTGTCGGGCCCAGTGGTTGGCTCGTTAATGATTGAATGGATGGGATACGGTGGTTTGTTCGTGCTAACTGCCGTGGTTAACGTGCTTTTCATGTGGGTATTGATGCGACAACCAGTCGCTGCGCGGGATTAATAGTCTCTGGTCTTAGCTAGCTAAAATCGGCGTTAAAACTAGGATCAGAATTAGAGTTAAAACCAAATATAAAACGGGCGGGTATCAATTACCCGCCCGTTATTCATTTCTTGGCGTGTGCTTACTGCTTCCACTGAATGTGGCATTCTTTCATGTCTTTACTGCGATTGAGCAGGATCCGAGCGAAAACATCGTCGATTTCATCTTGCTCGTTAACCAGACCGATCACAACTTCTGCATACAGATCGTTGCTGGCTGGAATACCCATTTCGCTGCCCCAGTCGGTGGCGACATCAACCAGCTCCGCTGCACCGCGATCTTCAAATTGCAGGTTGAACAGGATGATATCGGCCGGATCGAGGTTATCAGACGCCAGCTCAAGGAAAATATCGTAGGCGTTGTCGATCAGCTCGTCATCATTCCAGTCGTTTTCTGCGTTCAGCATTACATCTTCAGACATATTCTCTTCACTTTTTAAGGCAACGATTCGTAGACCTGCGCTCAAGGTGCAGGCACTCCGACAGCAGACTGTAACGGAGTAGGTAGCCCATTAAACCATTAAAGCGAGCGAGATCCCACTGTTAGCCGTATGGCGATGTTCTGGGTATACGCAGGACGTAGTTAGACAAAATAAATGGCAAGCATGATGTTGTCTGTGGCTGAAAAGTGAGCGCTAAAGCGGTGTTAGAGCGAAGAAAACGGCGCGATATGCAACCTGAGTAATATAATATAATTAATGCGATTTGTATCACAAAAGACTTCACAACGTATTACATTGGGAGTAGGCTTACGTCCACTTAATAAGCAGTCAACAAGCTGCATGTATTCTTACTTACTCAGTCCTCTATCGTCCGCTAGCTGTTATCACAATTATGAACAACAAATGGATTATCCCTTTTGCGCTGACTTACGGTGCCGTGTACCTGTTATTTCTGTGTCTGGATGGGTTGTTTTCATGCTTTGTGCATGAAAGTGAGGTTGCCATCGGCGTTGGTTTTTCAGGCTGTTTCTTTTCCATGAAATACGCTATTCGTTGTATTCCCAAAGGGGTCGAGTTCTTCCATTCCTCTATCATTACGGCATTTTTGGCCTCTTCCGTGATCAATATTGGTGCTGCGTGTTTGGTGCTGTTCTTGATCATCTCCGGCGGGATCTACCTGTCGGATGACATTGATGCCCATCTGGCTCCATCCATGATGGTGGTGTATCAGATGCTCTCTTTGCTGTTTATCACTCTTGGTGTCAAACATTACGGCAAGCAACGCGCGATCCGCTGCCTGAATTAATACATCTGAATCACAACAATAAAAATATCCTGCGTATGCCGCGTGCTGTATGAAAAAAATTTGTTTACGTTTGCTTGAGTGGTTCCCGAGTAAAGCCGATTTGCCAGACGGGGTGCGTATCTCGATCCCGATGATGTTGGTGCTGTTACTCTTTGTTTGGTTGGGTCAGCCGTCCGCTGGAGTGGGGGGCTTAATCACCGCCTGGTTGGTGGGCGTATTGGGGCGCGATCTTTCCTACCCAAAGCGTGCTAAGATCCTCTCGTTATCCGGTCTTATCTGTATTCTGGCGACCTTGATGGCGCAGCTGTATTTGCTGTCGCCATGGTTTGGCATGCTGGGATTATCCCTCTTCGGTATGGTGTATGGCCTGATGGGCAATCAGCGCAAATACATTCAGCTGATTGCGTATAACTTCGGTTTCACCTTGATCATGGCGCTGCATTTTGCGCAAGAGCATGTTTCTTGGCAGGTTGTGCTGGCCGCTAACACCTGCGCCGTGGCGCTGGCACTGCTGTTTTCGCTGGTGGGATGGCTGTGGGATTCTGGTCGCCAAGGTGAGCAGTTACTCAAAGTGACTACCGCCAATTTGGCGGATTACCTACAAAGTCTGGCTTCGCACGCGTTTACCGATCCGCGCCAAACCTTGGTACAGCGTGAGCGTTTCGATGTCGCACTGGGCGTGCTGGCCAACTGGTTGCGCTCGGTACCGCGTACGCGCCGTAATCGCCGTTACTATCGCGAGTTTAAAACGCTGCTGGCTTTTTCCGGCGGCTTAGGCAGTTTGGCGCGAACCCTGTATGAGCTCAATCAGCATGAAGAGTTGGCGTGGGACACCCGTAAGTGGTTAATGGCCGTGTCGGCCGCGGTGCGGGAGCAGGCGGCGGAATTACCCCCGTTTGCGCCTGAGCCGGTGAATGATGCGGCGTATTCGGTTGCGTTATCGGCGAGCCGCATTCAACAGGCGTGGCAGCAACGCAATCCATCCACGGCTGAAGGGATGACACCAGAAAACGCCAGCACCACGTGGAATCGTGAAGAAATAGAACGGGTTTGGCCAAGCGATAGCGTCAGCTTTGTTGATAGCCTGAAAGCGGCTTGTCAGCGTGGCTCACGTGAGATCCAGCACGGTCTGCGCATGATGGTGGTGATGACGTGTGCTCAGAGTTTGGCGCTCTATTTCCATGTCCAGCAGGGTTACTGGATCACGCTCACCGCTTTTATTGTGCTACTGACTGCACCGCTGGGTGCGGCACAAAACCGGATCCGCAACCGTTTTTATGGCTCGTTCTTAGGTGGCCTGCTGGCACTGGCGATTTTGGCGGTGTTGCATAACAGCCTGACCATCTTATTCCTGACGTGTGTTGTGACCTTCATGGCGTTCGCTACCTATTACAAGGCGCGTTATGAGGTGCATGTGTTTTGGCTGACCATGTTGATTGTGTTCGCCATTGCGCAGATGAACCCGACTGAGCCGGTGATTGCGCTCTACCGTGTATTCGATACCTTGCTGGGTACGGTGCTGGCATTTTTGTCTATCCATCTGATTATGCCTAGCTGGACTCGGCTATGGATTGACGCTCATGTGGTGCGGGTGATCGAGCAAGAGATCCGTTTGCTGTCAGCGATCAGTGCACAAGCTGACAACGTGCACGTGTATCTGTGGAGTGCGAATCGGGCTTATCGCAAGTTGCATGAAGAAGTGAACTACCTGCACCTTGAGCCCAATGCCAGCCCTCGTAACTTGCAAGATTGGCGCTCTTTATTATTGCTGCTGGTGCGGTTACACGATGCGGTGCAAAGCTTGTATGAGCAACAACAAAGCCAAACGGCGCAATGGAGCGAGGCCGATATTGCGGTGCGTATTGCGCAGTTGCAGCAGTGGGCCGAGCGTTTTCCATATCGTCATCACCATGATCACGAAATTGACAACATGGAAGGGGATATTACAGGGCTGCTAGTTGGGCCTTATACCCCGTGTTGGCGTTTAGCGATGGTGGATCGCGACATCACTCAGCTCACTAACTGGTTAAAACATCAACAACCGTTTCTGGTTTAAGCCTCAGCCCAGCATTCTGCTGGGCTGTTTTTTATCGGAAAAATACAATCATCACACAATAGTTGGCTGTTTATACATTGAACAGTTCAGCGCTGAACGAGATAACCAAACTTTATCTTATAACCATATGATATTTATGATGATTGATTTTTGTGGTAGTGCATGAAGGTGTTCCTTCGCCGGTTGTATTTTGCTTTTATCCCATGAATTTTCCGTTTTCATGCCATGACCGCACGTTTCCCTAAAAAAAGCCCCATTTTGGCGGTATAGAGCAGACTTAGTGTCTTTTTTACAACGGGGTGACAGACTTTTTAAAGCTGATGAATCCTGTATTATGCGGCAGATTTTCTAGCTGGATTAATGCTGAAAGAGGAATCCAATCCATGCGATTTAAGCTTGATGACATGATCTTATTTGTTCGGGTTGCGGAAAAGCTCAGTTTCAGCCGGGTGGCAGAAGAAATGGATATTCCCCAGCCCACGGTCAGCCGCCGGATACGCCAGTTTGAAGACCAACTGCGCCAGCGTTTGTTTGAGCGAACCACGCGCCAGATACAGTTAACCGAGATTGGGGCCGGAGTACTGCAGCATTGCTATGCCGTGCTGAATGAGATTAAGGAACTGGAGAATTTTATCGATCACAGCCAACAGGAAGTCTCTGGTGAGCTGGTGATTGCGTCGTCGGCACGGGTAGGCACCCAATTGGCCAATTTCTTTCTGTCCGACTTCTTGGCCCGTTATCCGGGCATTCGCATCGTACTGAAAAACGTGCAGGTGCAGGATGGATACAGTGATTTTGACGGCGATATCCTGCTGTGTCAGCACAAGCCGAATAACGGCAATCTGATTGCCCAGCGCCTGACCACCGGTCGCCGTTCGTTTTACGCCGCGCCAAGTTATCTGGAGAAATTCGGCATACCGCAAAGCCCAGAGGATTTCG harbors:
- a CDS encoding LysR family transcriptional regulator, coding for MNPVLCGRFSSWINAERGIQSMRFKLDDMILFVRVAEKLSFSRVAEEMDIPQPTVSRRIRQFEDQLRQRLFERTTRQIQLTEIGAGVLQHCYAVLNEIKELENFIDHSQQEVSGELVIASSARVGTQLANFFLSDFLARYPGIRIVLKNVQVQDGYSDFDGDILLCQHKPNNGNLIAQRLTTGRRSFYAAPSYLEKFGIPQSPEDFDQHQFVMLDDGLLPPDVVRYSLPDGQIIEKKIQGSLTFSHIEHAYGMALQGHGIIWSPYVLALRDVQEGNLVNLFDGQYGLELPFYAVYRSRRNQPSKIRCFIDMLRERFETITSDTYSKFAYPYTPDGIGARQ
- a CDS encoding MFS transporter, with the translated sequence MLSLVRILVPLLLGVFLNTVALSEQNTLIPLWLSKADISTWQIGIVTSAYYAGTLIGTLLCGRTVLRLGYARSYQLFCALFVVCASGLWLPEHVLTWGITRFLVGFACAGIWVSIESWLLTLGEPEERGGLLAVYMVVFYLGSVGGQLMLSWTGSHFTTSMFWMSGLMLLAIIPMFAVPNEKMGHKADDVRLLPILKLPAARIGILGCLLSGIVLGSLYGLLPLFLEHIRMDDAEVGRWMALLISAAIVGQLPVGKMADKYGRHRILLLQTGLIIACSVWLLFGHARWILSIALVGVGFAAFTLYPIAMALASEKVAKHELVAMNQTLLISYTVGSLSGPVVGSLMIEWMGYGGLFVLTAVVNVLFMWVLMRQPVAARD
- a CDS encoding HI1450 family dsDNA-mimic protein, whose translation is MLNAENDWNDDELIDNAYDIFLELASDNLDPADIILFNLQFEDRGAAELVDVATDWGSEMGIPASNDLYAEVVIGLVNEQDEIDDVFARILLNRSKDMKECHIQWKQ
- the pspC gene encoding envelope stress response membrane protein PspC — its product is MTGNGNLYRYPREGKVAGVCAGLAHYFGIEVWLVRIMVITVFLFGGAGIVILAYLAAWLFMDKYTGEGEAVYEEPALKSKTWQAGESAHRRIQTLDQEFSELETQLRRLEGYVTSETFKVRNKFRQL
- a CDS encoding glutathione peroxidase, with product MSEIYDFPLTLLDGTPFDTQSLRGQVVLVVNVASRCGFTPQYAELEKLYRELEAQGFVILAFPCNQFGAQEPGSAEEIARFCSLTYGVTFPVMQKIEVNGTHADPLYRWLKKQKSGLLGSEAIKWNFTKFLIDTRGQVVERYAPQTAPETLRADIIRLLAV
- a CDS encoding YcjF family protein — encoded protein: MAANERHTETLSPKITFAEPQAVSSEEILRPQQTFNQDAAFVQTDVVETEAALDQQVTQALQPRRSLWRRLLGVGLLGFGVAAVGQTINSVINAWQGGDWVLLTAAGAGGLVLAAGIGSLASEWRRLLTLRRREREREVATDLLHSQGIGQARPFCEKLAHQSLLDAQHPVLQRWRAELQDTHNDQEVIRLYASMVQPVLDKQARAEISRYAAESAVMVACSPLALVDMAFIAWRNLRLVNRIANLYGIELGYFSRVRLLKMVLFNIAFAGVTDVVRDVGVDLLSQDITARLSARAAQGIGVGLLTARLGIKAMELCRPLPWINDDKPRLGMIRQELLTQVKQLLSKPQNPAQ
- a CDS encoding YcjX family protein, producing the protein MKNLIKNELSTFVNRGLDRHLRIAVTGLSRSGKTAFITSLVNQLLHVNAGARLPLFSAVREERIQGIKRIPQRDLSIPRFAYDEGMLSLHSDPPAWPVATRGVSQIRLNIRYRPQHSLLRHLSELATLNLEIVDYPGEWLLDLPLLEQSYRQWSQQMMDMLQGERAEWARPWLTLAAKCDPHAPADENLLADIAREYTAYLQRCKDEGLHFIQPGRFVLPGELADAPVLQFFPWPGQQGPFGALDETAFSKADKNSNLGLLKARFEHYCQHVVKGFYRDHFARFDRQIVLVDCLQPLNIGPQAFNDMRMALAQLMQSFHYGKRTLLRRLFSPCIDKLMFAATKSDHVTPDQHANQVSLLQQLVQEAWQSAAFEGIAMDCISLASVQATEVGQVQHQGRTMSALRGHRLSDGAPLLVYPGDVPARLPSAAFWQQQHFDFESFRPRVSAPDEPLPHIRMDAAMEFLLGDKLR
- the tyrR gene encoding transcriptional regulator TyrR produces the protein MRLEVFCEDRVGLTRELLDLLVGRDIDLRGIEIDTGGRIYLSFPEIDFESFRSLMTEIRRIPGITDVRKVRFMPVEREHTELKALVQALPDPVFSVDLRGKIDLVNQAALALFSMSEEQLLEETIQNLLSGFNFHRWLEDEQHAEAVSQRIVVRGQDYLMDLTPVYITHTADEGKPLLAGAVVMLRSAAKLGRQLQMHNVHDDSVFGHILAESPKMKQVVAQAKKLAMLDAPLLIEGETGTGKEMLARACHLRSHRGALPFLGLNCAALPDNVAESELFGHAPGAYPGVTESKKGFFEQANGGTVFLDEIGEMSSQMQTKLLRFLNDGTFRRVGEDHEVKVDVRVICSTQKNLLELVHKGIFREDLYYRLNVLTLTVPPLRERQQDIPELANLFITRIADEMGIERPMLVPELMPFLCHYGWPGNVRQLRNAIYRALSQLEGNVLTPQDIELPEFETEISLGDDQLDGSLDEITKRFERSVLTRLYRSYPSTRKLARRLGVSHTAIANKLREYGLGKQHSEQ
- a CDS encoding FUSC family protein — encoded protein: MKKICLRLLEWFPSKADLPDGVRISIPMMLVLLLFVWLGQPSAGVGGLITAWLVGVLGRDLSYPKRAKILSLSGLICILATLMAQLYLLSPWFGMLGLSLFGMVYGLMGNQRKYIQLIAYNFGFTLIMALHFAQEHVSWQVVLAANTCAVALALLFSLVGWLWDSGRQGEQLLKVTTANLADYLQSLASHAFTDPRQTLVQRERFDVALGVLANWLRSVPRTRRNRRYYREFKTLLAFSGGLGSLARTLYELNQHEELAWDTRKWLMAVSAAVREQAAELPPFAPEPVNDAAYSVALSASRIQQAWQQRNPSTAEGMTPENASTTWNREEIERVWPSDSVSFVDSLKAACQRGSREIQHGLRMMVVMTCAQSLALYFHVQQGYWITLTAFIVLLTAPLGAAQNRIRNRFYGSFLGGLLALAILAVLHNSLTILFLTCVVTFMAFATYYKARYEVHVFWLTMLIVFAIAQMNPTEPVIALYRVFDTLLGTVLAFLSIHLIMPSWTRLWIDAHVVRVIEQEIRLLSAISAQADNVHVYLWSANRAYRKLHEEVNYLHLEPNASPRNLQDWRSLLLLLVRLHDAVQSLYEQQQSQTAQWSEADIAVRIAQLQQWAERFPYRHHHDHEIDNMEGDITGLLVGPYTPCWRLAMVDRDITQLTNWLKHQQPFLV